In the genome of Thermodesulfobacteriota bacterium, the window GGATCAGCAGTAGGTATATCAATAATCATAGCTCAAAAAGGCGACTTAAAATATCAAATGCCTTTTGGTCCTTTTCTCTCTATAGCCGCGGTTATATACGCTTTTACTGGCGGCTTTAAACTTTTCTTATAGACCCACTCAAGTTTTATAACTTTGCCAACTATGGTTTAATTACTACATGCCAAAGAGAATTGTAATAGTCGGCGGCGGAATCACAGGTCTAAGCGCAGCTTACAGATTGCAAGAGCTTGAGAAAGAACGAGCTCTTGAACTAGAGATCTTACTTTTTGAAAAAAGTGATAGGCTCGGCGGCGCAATTAAAACTGTTTCGAAAGATGGATATCTGATTGAGCTTGGCCCTGATATGTTCTTTACCAAAAGGCCTTGGGCTCTTGATCTGTCCAAACGTCTAGGCCTTGAATCTGAGCTAATTCAAACAAACGAGTCAATGAGGGGCACTAGTGTTTTATGGAAAGGGAATTTAATACCCGTTCCACAGGGATTTTTGATGCTAGCGCCTAGTAAAATTATGCCGTTTATTACCAGCCCCCTTTTCTCTTGGAGCGGCAAGTTAAGAATGCTAATGGAGCTTTTTATATCCAAAAAAGAGCCAAGTGATGAGAGTTTAGCTTCATTTGTTAGAAGACGTTTTGGAGTTGAGGCTTTAGTGCGGGTGGCGCAGCCGATGATTGGTGGAATCTATACCGCTGACCCCGAAAAGCTCAGTATCCAGGCAACTATGCCTCAGTTTTTAGAAATGGAGCAAACACGCGGCAGTGTTATAAGGGCAATGCTTCAAAACAGCGGTGAGATAAAGGGCGATAGCGGCGCCCGCTATAGTCAGTTTTTATCTTTTAATGACGGAATGGAGACTATAGTCGACAAAATAACAAGCATACTTCCCGAAGACTCTCTTTGCTTAAACGAGGCAGTTGATAAAATTTCAAAAACTAATAGCACTTGGGAAATTGAAACAAATAATCGAAAAATTAATTGCGATGGGATCATTATATCCACGCCGGCATATCATGCTGCATCTTTGGTAAATAACATAGATCCGTCTTTGGGAGATGATTTGTCCTCTATTGAACATGCGTCTTCTGCTGTAATTGCTTTGGCGTATAAAAAAGAAAATATTGGTAGCAACCTGCATGGATTTGGGTTTGTTGTGCCGGATGTTGAAGGCATCAAACTTATTGCTTGCTCTTACTCAAGCACTAAGTTTGATGGCAGGGCTCCGGATGGTCATGTTTTGCTAAGAGCATTTGTCGGCGGCGCACTAAATCCATCAATTTG includes:
- the hemG gene encoding protoporphyrinogen oxidase translates to MPKRIVIVGGGITGLSAAYRLQELEKERALELEILLFEKSDRLGGAIKTVSKDGYLIELGPDMFFTKRPWALDLSKRLGLESELIQTNESMRGTSVLWKGNLIPVPQGFLMLAPSKIMPFITSPLFSWSGKLRMLMELFISKKEPSDESLASFVRRRFGVEALVRVAQPMIGGIYTADPEKLSIQATMPQFLEMEQTRGSVIRAMLQNSGEIKGDSGARYSQFLSFNDGMETIVDKITSILPEDSLCLNEAVDKISKTNSTWEIETNNRKINCDGIIISTPAYHAASLVNNIDPSLGDDLSSIEHASSAVIALAYKKENIGSNLHGFGFVVPDVEGIKLIACSYSSTKFDGRAPDGHVLLRAFVGGALNPSICELEDTKIIGQVTQELNSILNIKSDPDFTMIERYPDAMPQYHIGHVKKVEQIKQRVTNLKGLEIAGNAYNGVGIPDTIHSGELAAESIIDQLF